The following proteins come from a genomic window of Paenibacillus spongiae:
- a CDS encoding GntR family transcriptional regulator, with amino-acid sequence MREKQLNRYVLTDELYTLLKQQIMSHKIPAGDKINIDKLARDLGVSNIPIRESLFRLASEGLVTVVPFKGMFVAEMNLTDINEIFEIRLQLEELSIRKAAPHIPRARLEQILQRLSSVQEEGDGTDGSQVVLEMNRDLHGTILDYAGNENLKQMVTSLIERIHRYLSLVHYQIVLDVEKAEHEQIIRALLADDIEQAVEAMRTHVNNSVQRLRERLK; translated from the coding sequence TTGAGGGAGAAACAACTAAACCGCTATGTATTAACCGACGAACTGTACACGTTGTTGAAGCAGCAAATTATGTCTCACAAGATTCCGGCAGGCGACAAGATCAACATTGACAAACTGGCGAGAGATTTGGGGGTCAGCAATATCCCCATTCGGGAATCGCTGTTCCGTCTGGCGTCGGAAGGACTGGTCACTGTTGTTCCGTTCAAGGGCATGTTCGTGGCGGAGATGAATCTGACCGACATTAATGAGATTTTTGAAATTCGTCTGCAGCTGGAGGAACTGTCCATTCGTAAGGCGGCACCGCATATTCCGCGTGCGCGGCTGGAGCAAATTTTGCAGCGGTTGAGCTCGGTGCAAGAGGAGGGGGACGGTACCGACGGAAGCCAAGTTGTGCTGGAGATGAACCGCGACTTGCACGGCACTATTCTGGACTATGCCGGCAACGAAAATTTGAAGCAAATGGTAACCTCGCTGATCGAACGCATCCATCGCTATTTGAGTCTCGTTCATTACCAAATTGTGCTCGATGTGGAGAAGGCGGAGCATGAACAAATCATACGCGCGCTGCTTGCCGACGATATCGAACAAGCGGTTGAAGCGATGAGAACGCATGTAAACAATTCCGTACAGCGTTTAAGGGAACGATTGAAGTAA
- a CDS encoding ABC transporter permease translates to MTVRMTAYWKKYILRHWQLYLIVAVPVAFLITFNYVPLVGIQLAFKEFNPIQGIWGSPWVGGKQFAMFFESPFFWPVIKNTLLLSVYSLLVGTPAAILLALALNEVKSQRFKKVVQMFTYAPYFISTVVLVGMLNIILSPTIGIYGQLTELLGIADPMDILGDPKAFSSLYVWSAVWQETGYGAIIYLAALSGVNPELYEAAKIDGASRVQKMVHIDLPTIRPTIIILLIMSIGGLLSVGFEKVFLLQNMLNLSTSEVISTYVYKIGLVHMNYSFAVAVGLFNSIIGFILIFSANLLARRFSESSLF, encoded by the coding sequence TTGACCGTTCGAATGACTGCTTACTGGAAGAAATATATTTTGCGGCATTGGCAGTTGTATTTGATTGTCGCCGTACCTGTCGCATTCCTCATTACGTTCAACTATGTTCCGCTCGTTGGGATTCAGCTTGCCTTCAAGGAATTCAACCCGATTCAGGGCATCTGGGGAAGTCCTTGGGTAGGAGGCAAACAGTTCGCCATGTTCTTCGAATCTCCTTTCTTCTGGCCGGTTATCAAGAATACGCTGCTTCTCAGCGTGTACTCGCTCCTCGTCGGCACACCGGCAGCCATCCTGCTCGCCCTTGCTCTAAATGAAGTGAAGAGCCAACGGTTCAAGAAAGTGGTTCAGATGTTTACGTACGCCCCTTATTTTATTTCCACTGTTGTTCTGGTCGGGATGCTTAACATCATTTTGTCGCCGACGATCGGCATATACGGGCAACTGACGGAGCTGCTGGGCATTGCGGATCCCATGGATATCTTGGGAGATCCGAAAGCGTTTTCTTCCCTATATGTCTGGTCTGCCGTCTGGCAAGAGACCGGGTATGGCGCCATTATTTATTTGGCAGCGCTGTCAGGCGTCAATCCCGAGCTCTACGAAGCGGCAAAAATTGACGGAGCCTCCCGGGTGCAAAAGATGGTTCATATCGACCTGCCAACCATTCGGCCGACCATTATTATTCTGCTCATCATGTCGATAGGCGGTCTGCTCAGCGTTGGATTCGAGAAGGTGTTCCTGCTGCAAAATATGTTGAACCTGAGCACATCGGAGGTCATTTCGACCTATGTGTACAAGATCGGGCTGGTGCATATGAATTACAGCTTTGCCGTTGCGGTGGGCCTGTTCAACTCCATCATCGGATTTATTCTCATCTTCTCGGCCAATCTGCTTGCACGCAGATTTTCCGAATCGAGTTTGTTCTAA
- a CDS encoding carbohydrate ABC transporter permease — MRSHTLIKESMGDRIMMAVIYTVLTVVLIAVAYPLIYIVSSSFSSSSAVMSGRVWLFPVEPTLYGYEAVFQYPQIWSGYLNSILYTGLGSVISVTLTVMMAYPISNTTFVGRRILVWALLFAMLFSGGLIPFYLVVRSLHMLDTIWAMVLPGALSVFSVIVAKTFFQTTIPGDLYEAAQLDGCSDGRFLVSVVVPLSKPVLAVLFLWSAVGQWNSYFNALIFLNGEEKYPLQLVLREILVLNSVSTASMSLSAEQLKQFEDMKNLLKYSVIVIASVPILMLYPFIQKYFVKGVMVGSIKA; from the coding sequence ATGAGATCGCATACGCTCATCAAGGAGTCGATGGGAGACCGCATCATGATGGCCGTCATTTACACGGTGCTTACCGTGGTGCTGATTGCTGTCGCCTATCCGCTCATCTATATCGTCAGCTCGTCGTTCAGCTCCTCATCGGCGGTCATGTCCGGACGCGTCTGGCTGTTTCCGGTGGAACCGACCTTATACGGATACGAGGCCGTCTTCCAATATCCGCAAATCTGGAGCGGCTACCTGAACTCGATCCTTTATACGGGATTGGGTTCCGTGATCAGCGTTACGCTCACGGTTATGATGGCTTACCCGATATCCAATACGACGTTCGTCGGCCGCAGAATTCTGGTATGGGCCTTGCTGTTCGCCATGCTGTTCAGCGGAGGGTTGATTCCGTTCTATCTCGTTGTCCGATCGCTGCATATGCTGGACACGATCTGGGCGATGGTGCTGCCCGGAGCGCTCAGCGTATTCTCGGTTATTGTGGCGAAGACGTTCTTCCAGACGACGATTCCCGGCGATTTGTACGAGGCGGCCCAACTTGACGGCTGCAGCGACGGCCGTTTTCTGGTCAGCGTTGTCGTCCCGCTGTCCAAGCCTGTCCTGGCCGTGCTCTTCCTTTGGTCGGCGGTGGGCCAATGGAACTCTTACTTCAATGCGCTTATTTTCCTGAACGGCGAGGAGAAGTATCCGCTGCAGCTGGTGCTGCGTGAAATTTTGGTGCTCAATTCGGTTTCGACGGCTTCGATGTCGCTGTCTGCCGAGCAGCTGAAGCAATTCGAGGATATGAAAAACTTGCTGAAGTATTCCGTCATCGTGATTGCCAGCGTGCCGATTCTGATGCTTTATCCGTTCATTCAGAAGTATTTCGTCAAGGGGGTGATGGTCGGTTCAATCAAAGCTTAA
- a CDS encoding extracellular solute-binding protein — protein sequence MVKKTKTAVAAALICILMILSACSDNSGGNTPKNGDAAPAEPSGQVDETSVVDVSFYAVPPGDVVDLNTNWFTNYVKDTFKLNIEWVTAPSSDAATKQSLLLSGGNYPDVFWSGGFSLSEVLRLSKQGILVPLNSYIDKYAPNLRETIENAPGLKQAVTAPDGNIYGLTMYNSCLHCYWGQKFWINKSYLEKFNLTMPTTTDEFEQVLQVFKDNGLIPLSGASDGFDPTVFLMNSFTYDNANDLFDLKDGKVVYAPAQDGWKNGLAYMNRLFSKGLIDKQSFSQKSEVLKPLIAQDKVAVVSSLYSAAFLDPGHQSYSNWVTMAPLAGPDGVQYAAFSGNTPRSLSFAVTNKATEEQIVRIMKLLDFIYTPEGTQTMNYGAEGKYWTKAGPGIKGLNGEQALFITQSDKFYSAGAKQNEGWNQMGPALQDMTWRNGFVEAKPPFSAEGLESLLLLETMRNYTGHQPDQVYPGAIWMEPEDYQKFALLKTNIEQYVKQWKAQFILGSKSVENDWDAYLKGLDKLGLAEYLDMAQKAMKEPFDTTSYKPDQNTIDFLSSLK from the coding sequence ATGGTGAAGAAAACAAAAACGGCCGTTGCGGCAGCACTAATTTGTATCTTAATGATCTTATCCGCCTGTTCGGACAACAGTGGCGGAAATACGCCGAAAAACGGCGATGCTGCACCCGCTGAGCCGTCAGGACAGGTGGATGAAACGAGCGTCGTGGACGTTTCGTTCTATGCTGTGCCGCCCGGCGATGTCGTCGATTTGAATACGAACTGGTTTACCAATTATGTCAAAGATACATTCAAGCTGAATATTGAATGGGTCACGGCGCCGTCGAGCGACGCGGCCACCAAGCAATCGCTGCTGCTGTCAGGAGGCAACTACCCCGATGTATTCTGGTCGGGCGGCTTTTCTCTGTCGGAAGTTTTGCGGCTGTCCAAACAGGGCATTCTCGTGCCATTAAACAGCTACATTGACAAATACGCCCCCAATTTAAGAGAGACTATCGAAAACGCACCGGGATTGAAGCAAGCGGTTACGGCTCCAGATGGCAATATCTACGGGTTGACGATGTACAATTCCTGCTTGCATTGCTACTGGGGACAGAAGTTCTGGATCAACAAGTCCTATCTGGAGAAGTTCAACCTGACGATGCCGACCACGACCGATGAGTTCGAGCAGGTGCTGCAGGTATTCAAGGACAACGGGCTGATTCCATTGTCCGGCGCTTCCGACGGCTTCGACCCGACGGTGTTCTTAATGAATTCCTTTACGTATGACAACGCCAACGATTTGTTCGATCTGAAGGACGGTAAGGTCGTCTACGCTCCCGCGCAGGATGGCTGGAAGAACGGTCTGGCTTACATGAACAGGCTGTTCAGCAAAGGCTTGATCGACAAGCAGTCGTTCAGCCAAAAGTCCGAGGTGTTGAAACCGCTCATTGCCCAAGATAAAGTAGCCGTCGTTTCGTCCTTGTATAGTGCCGCATTCCTTGATCCTGGCCATCAGAGCTATTCGAACTGGGTAACGATGGCACCGCTTGCGGGGCCGGATGGAGTACAATATGCAGCCTTTAGCGGCAACACGCCTCGTTCATTGTCTTTTGCCGTCACGAATAAGGCGACAGAAGAGCAGATTGTGCGCATTATGAAACTGCTGGACTTCATCTATACGCCGGAGGGGACGCAGACGATGAACTACGGCGCCGAAGGCAAATATTGGACCAAAGCCGGTCCAGGCATAAAAGGACTGAACGGCGAGCAAGCGCTGTTCATCACACAGTCCGACAAGTTCTATTCCGCCGGCGCCAAGCAGAATGAAGGCTGGAACCAGATGGGGCCGGCACTTCAGGATATGACGTGGCGCAACGGATTCGTCGAGGCCAAGCCGCCGTTCTCTGCCGAGGGGCTGGAGTCGCTGCTGCTGTTGGAGACGATGCGCAATTATACCGGTCACCAGCCGGATCAGGTTTACCCTGGCGCCATCTGGATGGAGCCGGAGGATTATCAGAAGTTCGCGCTGCTCAAGACGAATATTGAGCAATACGTGAAACAGTGGAAAGCCCAGTTTATCCTCGGCTCCAAGTCGGTGGAGAACGATTGGGATGCGTATTTGAAAGGGTTGGATAAGCTGGGGCTGGCCGAGTATCTGGACATGGCGCAAAAAGCGATGAAAGAGCCGTTCGACACGACCAGCTATAAACCGGATCAAAACACGATCGATTTCTTGTCTAGTTTGAAATAA
- a CDS encoding HEAT repeat domain-containing protein, which yields MTENNDLLTDEQMIHFITKGYVVLRNELPEQLHRKVMSSINYAFQEEGNPGNNILPRVPEIQQFFETPVVKGALTSLLGPDYYMHPHRHCHFNKPGNPEGQWHKDGFWSSMRSHRPWWAMIFYYTQDVTEELGPTAIMPGTQYYEKFVGDRGETLLPTGKAGTMVLVHFDLWHKASLNFSQIDRYMLKFQFVRLHASTAPSWNHQSAELKVPAGLPAEHLNLWQDVWNWLRGESTMSGIGAAADALELQRLEQALASEDASVRGRAADELGLIGEAAGSCAPALGKLLADPAETTALNAAYALGHMGEQGIAELIRQLSEGKTQVAERAAYGLQGAGAAAVPGLVGLLKHSDEKKAAFAAYTLGMIGPDAGEGVPALIEAAKADSEWLRRNAVESLGMVAEPAELVVPALAEELTASLKAESTPVPERSGDSFINMQRYIANKIGYTAALSLLRAGKNGESAQVIRALEDAMGSKDRYVRAYAMEALTHLQSKEAMNVLIRYYRTARWCPDTNKASSF from the coding sequence ATGACTGAAAATAATGATTTGCTGACAGATGAGCAAATGATTCATTTTATTACAAAAGGTTATGTTGTGCTTCGCAACGAATTGCCGGAGCAGCTTCACCGGAAAGTGATGAGCAGCATTAATTATGCTTTCCAGGAAGAGGGGAACCCGGGCAATAACATTTTGCCGCGTGTGCCGGAAATTCAGCAATTTTTCGAGACGCCGGTTGTGAAAGGGGCTTTGACCAGCCTGCTTGGCCCCGATTACTATATGCATCCGCATCGGCATTGCCATTTCAATAAGCCCGGCAACCCGGAAGGGCAATGGCATAAGGACGGCTTCTGGTCTTCCATGCGCAGCCACCGTCCTTGGTGGGCCATGATTTTCTACTATACGCAGGACGTAACGGAAGAGCTGGGGCCAACGGCTATTATGCCGGGCACGCAATATTACGAGAAGTTCGTCGGCGATCGCGGCGAGACGCTGCTGCCGACCGGCAAAGCGGGTACGATGGTGCTCGTGCACTTCGATCTGTGGCATAAAGCTTCGCTCAATTTCTCCCAGATCGACCGCTATATGCTGAAATTCCAGTTCGTACGGCTGCATGCTTCGACAGCGCCAAGCTGGAACCATCAGAGCGCAGAACTGAAAGTGCCGGCCGGACTGCCGGCCGAGCATTTGAATCTGTGGCAGGACGTATGGAACTGGCTTCGCGGGGAGTCGACCATGAGCGGCATTGGCGCCGCTGCCGATGCGTTGGAACTACAGCGTCTGGAGCAGGCACTGGCCTCGGAGGATGCCTCCGTTCGTGGCCGGGCAGCCGATGAGCTGGGCCTGATCGGAGAAGCGGCTGGTTCTTGCGCGCCTGCACTGGGCAAGCTGCTGGCGGATCCGGCTGAGACGACAGCGTTGAATGCAGCGTATGCGCTTGGTCATATGGGCGAGCAAGGCATTGCGGAACTGATCCGGCAATTGTCGGAAGGGAAGACGCAAGTGGCCGAGCGGGCCGCTTACGGCTTGCAGGGAGCCGGTGCCGCTGCGGTGCCGGGGCTGGTCGGCTTGCTGAAGCACTCCGATGAGAAGAAAGCGGCATTCGCTGCATACACTCTTGGGATGATCGGACCGGATGCCGGCGAAGGTGTTCCTGCGCTGATCGAGGCGGCGAAAGCGGACAGCGAGTGGTTGCGCCGCAATGCGGTTGAGTCGCTTGGCATGGTTGCGGAGCCCGCGGAACTGGTCGTTCCCGCGCTGGCAGAGGAGCTCACGGCATCGCTAAAGGCGGAATCTACGCCAGTACCCGAGCGGTCCGGCGATTCCTTCATCAATATGCAGAGATACATTGCCAATAAAATCGGCTATACGGCTGCCCTTTCGCTGCTGCGCGCCGGCAAAAATGGCGAATCCGCGCAAGTCATTCGGGCGTTGGAGGATGCTATGGGGAGCAAGGATCGCTATGTGCGCGCCTATGCGATGGAAGCCTTGACACACTTGCAGTCGAAGGAAGCAATGAATGTTCTGATCCGCTATTACCGTACCGCGCGCTGGTGCCCGGATACGAACAAAGCGAGCTCGTTCTGA
- a CDS encoding mandelate racemase/muconate lactonizing enzyme family protein — protein MKITKVESFALHVPITPPITDAINAASHWGLPGVRIYTDEGIVGYGYTGTCALGDEMIVQTIDRYYGPALIGKDPFMVKEIWDDLRFGAMHWVGRAGIAHMALAAVDIALWDIISKAAGKPLWKYLGGHKPQRIKAYNTNGGWLNWTKERLIRDVSEIVEQGFTGVKMKVGKPDSREDYDRVKAVRKVIGDDIILMIDVNQQWNITTAMTWGKKLEEFDLYWLEEPLNPDDVMGHKKLADELNVPIALGEHVYNKYAFRDYIHQGAVEYVQADVTRLGGITEWLQVAGLAAAYDLPMCPHVGDMGQIHQHLVASTQNAIMLEYIPWIRDIFVEPATVENGYYVLPQMPGASTEMKPDCFEKFRVL, from the coding sequence ATGAAAATTACGAAGGTAGAGAGCTTCGCGCTGCATGTGCCGATTACACCGCCGATTACGGATGCGATTAACGCCGCAAGTCACTGGGGGCTTCCCGGGGTGCGGATTTATACCGATGAAGGCATTGTCGGTTACGGATATACGGGAACATGTGCGCTCGGGGACGAAATGATCGTGCAGACGATCGATCGTTACTACGGGCCGGCCTTAATCGGGAAAGATCCGTTTATGGTGAAGGAAATTTGGGACGATCTGCGCTTCGGCGCCATGCATTGGGTCGGCCGCGCAGGTATCGCCCATATGGCGCTGGCTGCTGTGGATATCGCGCTCTGGGACATCATTTCCAAGGCGGCAGGCAAGCCGTTGTGGAAATATTTGGGTGGTCACAAGCCGCAGCGCATCAAAGCGTACAATACAAACGGCGGCTGGCTGAACTGGACGAAGGAGCGTCTTATCCGCGACGTATCGGAGATCGTCGAGCAAGGCTTTACCGGGGTGAAGATGAAAGTCGGCAAGCCGGATTCCCGCGAAGACTACGATCGGGTTAAAGCGGTTCGCAAGGTCATCGGCGACGATATTATTTTGATGATCGATGTGAACCAGCAATGGAACATTACGACGGCAATGACGTGGGGGAAAAAGCTGGAGGAATTCGATCTGTACTGGCTGGAGGAGCCGCTCAATCCCGATGATGTGATGGGCCATAAGAAGCTGGCGGACGAACTGAACGTGCCGATTGCGCTTGGCGAGCATGTGTACAATAAATATGCTTTCCGCGACTATATTCATCAAGGCGCCGTCGAGTATGTGCAGGCGGATGTTACTCGTCTGGGTGGCATTACCGAGTGGCTGCAGGTTGCAGGACTGGCCGCGGCTTATGATTTGCCGATGTGTCCGCATGTCGGCGATATGGGACAAATTCATCAGCATTTGGTCGCCTCCACGCAAAATGCGATCATGCTGGAATATATCCCGTGGATTCGGGACATTTTTGTGGAACCTGCGACTGTGGAGAACGGCTACTACGTGCTGCCGCAAATGCCGGGCGCTTCGACGGAGATGAAGCCGGACTGCTTCGAGAAGTTCCGCGTCCTCTAG
- a CDS encoding dipeptidase — protein sequence MAYEAYFKERREEHLNELKEWISIPSISALSEHKADVNRAAGWLADTLKKAGLENVDIHQTAGHPIVYADHLHAPGKPTILVYGHYDVQPVDPLHLWETPPFEPDIRDNKLYARGATDDKGQLFLHLKAIEAILRQEKALPVNIKVCIEGEEEISSANLHPFLEANKEKLAADAVLISDTELLGPGRPAICTGLRGLCSLDVSVRTAKTDLHSGTYGGGVPNALHALVTLLSSLHDEQGRVSVGGFYDDVPELTEEMRAELAKKGFDEEQLKARLDLDALFGEEGYTYVERTGARPTLEINGMYGGFQGEGTKTVIPAEAHAKITCRLVGQQKPQDILDKIERHIRSHTPAGARVTVVQREKGNPFTIEPSIPLLQQAADAYEQVYGTRPVFTKDGGSIPIVEAFARELSAPVVLMGFGLPTENLHAPNEHFHLENFDKGLLTIVNFLKRF from the coding sequence ATGGCATATGAAGCCTATTTCAAAGAAAGAAGAGAAGAGCATCTGAACGAGCTCAAGGAATGGATCTCGATTCCGAGCATCTCCGCGCTGTCCGAGCATAAGGCGGATGTGAACAGGGCCGCGGGCTGGCTGGCTGACACATTGAAGAAAGCGGGACTGGAGAACGTCGATATTCACCAGACTGCGGGCCATCCCATCGTTTATGCGGATCATCTGCACGCGCCGGGCAAACCGACGATCCTTGTGTACGGCCATTATGACGTACAGCCGGTAGATCCGCTGCATCTATGGGAAACCCCTCCCTTCGAACCGGATATACGCGACAATAAGCTGTACGCACGAGGAGCCACGGACGACAAGGGACAGCTCTTTCTGCACCTTAAGGCGATAGAAGCCATTCTCCGGCAGGAGAAGGCGCTTCCGGTCAATATCAAGGTATGCATCGAGGGAGAAGAAGAAATATCGAGTGCCAACCTGCATCCCTTCCTGGAAGCGAACAAGGAGAAGCTCGCGGCGGATGCGGTTCTGATCTCCGACACGGAGTTGCTTGGGCCAGGGCGTCCGGCGATCTGCACCGGTCTTCGCGGACTATGCTCGCTGGACGTTTCCGTCCGGACGGCCAAGACGGATCTCCACTCCGGGACCTACGGGGGAGGCGTTCCGAATGCGTTACATGCACTGGTTACTCTGCTGTCATCGCTGCATGATGAGCAGGGGCGGGTAAGCGTCGGCGGGTTCTATGACGATGTGCCGGAACTGACGGAGGAAATGCGTGCCGAGCTTGCGAAGAAGGGCTTTGACGAAGAGCAGCTGAAGGCAAGGCTCGATCTGGATGCCCTGTTCGGCGAGGAAGGCTATACGTATGTGGAACGGACCGGGGCGCGGCCGACGCTCGAGATTAACGGGATGTACGGCGGCTTCCAGGGAGAAGGCACGAAGACCGTCATTCCGGCGGAAGCGCATGCCAAGATTACGTGCCGGCTGGTAGGCCAGCAGAAGCCGCAGGATATTCTCGACAAAATCGAGCGGCATATCCGCAGCCATACGCCTGCGGGGGCCAGAGTGACCGTCGTGCAAAGGGAGAAGGGCAATCCGTTCACCATCGAGCCTTCGATTCCGCTGCTGCAGCAGGCAGCCGATGCCTACGAGCAGGTGTACGGAACCCGTCCGGTGTTCACGAAGGACGGCGGCTCCATTCCGATTGTCGAAGCCTTCGCCCGCGAGCTGTCCGCGCCGGTGGTGCTGATGGGCTTCGGTCTTCCCACCGAGAATCTGCACGCGCCGAATGAGCATTTTCACTTGGAGAACTTCGACAAGGGTCTGCTCACGATCGTTAATTTCTTGAAGCGTTTCTAA
- the speD gene encoding adenosylmethionine decarboxylase produces the protein MTLTPEQRITLHGFNNLTKSLSFNMYDICYTKTKEEREAYIAYIDEQYNSDRLKRILETVTDIIGAHVLNIAQQDYVPQGASVTLLISEGPVVEVPTESFAESPGPLPESVVLQLDKSHITVHTYPEYHPDEGISTFRADIDVSTCGEISPLKALNYLIHSFDTDIMTLDYRVRGFTRDIQGHKLFIDHDISSIQNYIPDEIKRQYDMIDVNVYQENIFHTKCKLRQFDLNNYLFGYTKDKLEPGEEREITDRLKTEMDEIFYGKNISRASSNTV, from the coding sequence ATGACATTGACGCCGGAGCAGCGCATTACGTTACATGGGTTCAATAACCTGACGAAATCCTTAAGCTTCAATATGTATGATATTTGCTACACCAAGACGAAGGAGGAGCGCGAGGCTTACATCGCTTACATTGACGAACAATATAACTCCGACCGGCTCAAGCGGATCCTGGAGACGGTAACGGACATTATCGGCGCGCATGTGCTGAATATTGCCCAGCAGGATTATGTGCCGCAGGGGGCGAGCGTCACGCTGCTCATCTCGGAGGGGCCGGTGGTCGAGGTCCCGACAGAATCCTTTGCCGAATCCCCGGGGCCGCTGCCGGAATCGGTCGTCTTGCAGTTGGATAAGAGTCATATTACGGTCCATACGTATCCGGAATATCATCCGGATGAGGGAATCAGCACCTTCCGGGCGGATATCGACGTATCGACCTGCGGCGAAATTTCACCGCTGAAGGCGTTGAATTACTTAATTCATTCCTTCGATACCGACATTATGACGCTGGATTACCGCGTACGGGGGTTCACAAGGGATATACAAGGCCATAAGCTGTTCATCGACCATGATATCAGCTCCATTCAGAACTACATTCCCGATGAAATCAAACGCCAGTACGATATGATCGACGTGAATGTCTATCAGGAGAATATTTTCCATACCAAATGCAAGCTGCGCCAGTTCGATCTCAATAACTATTTGTTCGGCTACACGAAGGACAAGCTGGAGCCGGGTGAAGAGAGGGAAATAACAGACCGGTTAAAGACGGAGATGGACGAAATCTTCTATGGCAAAAATATAAGCCGTGCATCGTCGAACACGGTATAA
- a CDS encoding AraC family transcriptional regulator has translation MDVYQEPIEYQNPILCVKIWQLVNKGIEYPIDWIWHYHKPVEFIFMERGQLDVHTKDHVYHLKAGDSCVIGSSQLHFSRKIGEEELVYYVLHVEFSAYFDPAMQMYYRMFMEIDQPLDCLNYVLETNEAVKADIGRLFANIYREMHDRPKGYEIATSMHMKDLMLTLLRSDTLGILERQDAGGVQLLLPILAYVDEHLDDKIELQDVSALAHMSYSYFSKFFKKTMGISFTDYVNQKRIKKAELLLLTENWNVAQVAGGVGIVNMAHFYKLFKRYNGCTPKEFIGKLRIAL, from the coding sequence GTGGACGTTTATCAAGAGCCGATTGAATACCAGAATCCCATTCTATGCGTGAAAATTTGGCAGCTCGTTAACAAGGGAATTGAGTATCCGATCGACTGGATCTGGCATTATCATAAACCGGTCGAGTTCATCTTCATGGAGCGCGGTCAGCTCGATGTCCATACGAAGGATCATGTGTATCATTTGAAGGCGGGAGACAGCTGCGTAATCGGATCGTCCCAGCTTCATTTCAGCCGAAAAATCGGCGAGGAGGAGCTTGTCTACTATGTGCTGCATGTCGAGTTCTCCGCTTACTTCGATCCGGCTATGCAGATGTATTACCGGATGTTCATGGAGATCGATCAGCCGCTGGACTGCCTCAACTATGTCCTGGAGACCAATGAAGCGGTCAAAGCGGACATCGGCCGCCTATTCGCCAATATATATCGGGAGATGCACGATAGGCCGAAGGGTTATGAGATTGCAACCAGCATGCACATGAAGGATTTGATGCTGACGCTGCTGCGCAGCGATACCCTCGGCATTCTGGAACGGCAGGATGCCGGAGGGGTTCAGCTGCTGCTGCCCATATTGGCTTATGTGGACGAGCATCTCGACGACAAGATCGAGCTGCAGGACGTGAGCGCTCTGGCGCATATGAGCTACTCGTATTTCTCGAAGTTTTTCAAAAAAACGATGGGCATCTCTTTCACCGATTACGTGAATCAGAAACGGATCAAGAAAGCGGAGCTTCTGCTGCTGACGGAAAATTGGAACGTGGCTCAAGTGGCGGGCGGCGTCGGTATCGTAAACATGGCCCACTTCTATAAGCTGTTCAAACGCTATAACGGATGCACGCCGAAGGAATTCATCGGCAAGCTTCGTATTGCGCTCTAA